From Streptomyces sp. NBC_01460, a single genomic window includes:
- a CDS encoding helix-turn-helix transcriptional regulator, producing MAPGHVAYGLGAQYGLRITAETVMAWERGTALPGERELMALAGVLWCAPGELLAAASTLRDHRLARDVAVDDLARTLGMTVAAYQRIEDTGRWRGNERQAVSLCEALDMSAAQFLTATGRNEELAGLLTRAVTTRWQAYVRPVDKLVPLDRILVQDVLEQLHSDYQSLMVSTLSWNTTGRDRAGTGGEEGRVFLDRVVEEFWRTAGI from the coding sequence ATGGCTCCCGGACATGTTGCGTACGGACTCGGCGCCCAGTACGGACTGCGGATCACGGCCGAGACCGTGATGGCCTGGGAGCGCGGCACCGCCCTGCCCGGCGAACGCGAACTCATGGCGCTGGCCGGTGTGCTGTGGTGCGCGCCGGGCGAACTGCTGGCCGCGGCGAGCACGTTGCGCGACCACCGGCTGGCCCGGGACGTGGCGGTGGACGACCTGGCGCGGACGCTCGGGATGACCGTCGCCGCGTACCAGCGGATCGAGGACACGGGCCGCTGGCGCGGCAACGAGCGTCAGGCCGTGTCCCTCTGCGAGGCGCTCGACATGTCGGCCGCCCAGTTCCTGACCGCGACCGGCCGCAACGAGGAGCTGGCGGGCCTGCTGACCAGGGCGGTCACGACCCGCTGGCAGGCGTACGTACGTCCCGTGGACAAGCTGGTCCCGCTGGACCGGATCCTGGTCCAGGACGTGCTGGAGCAGTTGCACAGCGACTACCAGAGCCTGATGGTGTCGACGCTGAGCTGGAACACCACGGGCCGGGACCGGGCCGGGACCGGGGGCGAGGAGGGCCGGGTGTTCCTGGACCGGGTGGTCGAGGAGTTCTGGCGGACGGCGGGCATCTGA
- a CDS encoding response regulator, with the protein MIRVLVVEDDPVAADAHQLYVDRVPGFEVAAVTHSRAEAVRALERTEVDLLLLDLYLPDGHGLQLLRSLRAAGHAADVIAVTSARDLAVVREGVSLGVVQYVLKPFTYPTLRDRLVRYAEFRAAAGEASGQEEVDRALGALRVSDPAALPKGLSGPTLEAVTRALREAQDGVTAAAAGEELGISRITARRYLEHLVTVGRAVRRPSYGQVGRPELHYHWVAETR; encoded by the coding sequence GTGATCCGGGTGCTGGTCGTGGAGGACGACCCGGTGGCCGCCGACGCCCATCAGCTGTACGTGGACCGGGTGCCGGGGTTCGAGGTGGCGGCCGTCACCCACTCCCGGGCCGAGGCCGTACGGGCGCTGGAGCGCACGGAGGTCGACCTGCTGCTGCTCGACCTGTACCTGCCCGACGGGCACGGTCTGCAGCTGCTGCGGTCGCTGCGGGCGGCGGGGCACGCGGCGGACGTCATCGCGGTGACGTCGGCGCGCGACCTGGCGGTGGTGCGGGAGGGCGTGTCCCTCGGGGTCGTGCAGTACGTGCTGAAGCCGTTCACGTATCCCACGCTCCGGGACCGGCTCGTGCGGTACGCCGAGTTCCGGGCGGCGGCCGGTGAGGCGAGCGGCCAGGAGGAGGTGGACCGGGCGCTGGGCGCGCTGCGGGTCTCGGACCCGGCCGCCCTGCCCAAGGGCCTCAGCGGCCCGACGCTGGAGGCGGTGACCCGGGCGCTGCGGGAGGCGCAGGACGGGGTCACCGCGGCGGCCGCCGGCGAGGAGCTGGGGATCTCCCGGATCACCGCCCGCCGCTATCTGGAGCACCTGGTGACGGTGGGGCGGGCCGTGCGGCGGCCCAGCTACGGTCAGGTCGGCAGGCCCGAGCTGCATTACCACTGGGTGGCTGAAACCCGCTGA
- a CDS encoding sensor histidine kinase: protein MRLPRTLPRSLAGQLFAMQALLVAAVVAGCAVFAYASGRSQAEETAARQVRAAALAMAGSPSVREAIRTPDPSAALQPYAERVREDTGIAFVTIMDPQGVRWTHPDPSQIGRRFIGHTERALLGETFEETYTGTLGPSIRVVTPVRDEGRIVGLVSAGITVERVSTQVREQLGALGTAAGAALALGALGTYVINARLRRHTHGMNARELSRMHTYHEATLHAVREGLLMLDGQRRVALINDAGRELLGLAPGSVGRRVDELALPAPLTGALLASEPRVDEVHLTADRVVVVNTSPVVGGERRGTVVTLRDHTELQALSGELDSERGFTQALRSQAHEAANRLHTVVSLIELGRADEAVDFATAELELAQVLTDRVVGAVAEPVLAALLLGKAAQAHERGVELVLAEDSLIDDGALPRSPSPRDLVTILGNLIDNAVDAASETATGTAGSPVPAQRSAARALVTVTARTEAGELLLRVADTGAGIGPDDADEVFRRGWTTHGTGRGLGLALVRQAVHRNGGTVTLGRAPDGGAEFTVRLPLSGRTAEAVAP from the coding sequence ATGCGCCTGCCCCGGACCCTCCCCCGCAGCCTGGCCGGTCAGCTGTTCGCGATGCAGGCCCTGCTCGTGGCAGCGGTCGTGGCCGGATGCGCCGTCTTCGCGTACGCCTCCGGCCGCTCCCAGGCGGAGGAGACCGCGGCCCGCCAGGTGCGGGCGGCCGCCCTCGCCATGGCCGGATCACCATCGGTGCGGGAGGCGATCCGTACCCCGGACCCCTCCGCCGCACTCCAGCCGTACGCGGAGCGGGTCCGCGAGGACACCGGGATCGCGTTCGTCACGATCATGGATCCCCAGGGCGTCCGGTGGACCCACCCCGACCCCTCCCAGATCGGCCGCCGGTTCATCGGGCACACCGAGCGCGCCCTGCTCGGCGAGACGTTCGAGGAGACCTACACCGGGACGCTGGGGCCGTCGATACGCGTGGTCACCCCGGTCCGCGACGAGGGCAGGATCGTGGGCCTGGTGAGCGCGGGCATCACCGTCGAGCGGGTGTCCACGCAGGTACGGGAGCAGCTGGGCGCCCTGGGCACGGCTGCGGGCGCCGCCCTGGCGCTCGGGGCGCTCGGGACGTACGTGATCAACGCCAGGCTGCGGCGGCACACGCACGGGATGAACGCCCGGGAGCTGAGCCGGATGCACACGTACCACGAGGCCACGCTGCACGCGGTGCGCGAAGGGCTCCTCATGCTGGACGGGCAGCGCAGGGTCGCCCTGATCAACGACGCCGGCCGGGAGCTGCTGGGGCTGGCCCCGGGGTCGGTCGGGCGCCGGGTCGACGAGCTCGCGCTGCCGGCGCCGCTGACCGGCGCGCTCCTGGCGTCCGAGCCGCGGGTGGACGAGGTCCACCTCACGGCGGACCGGGTCGTCGTCGTCAACACCAGCCCGGTGGTGGGCGGTGAGCGACGGGGCACCGTCGTGACGCTGCGGGACCACACGGAGCTGCAGGCTCTGTCCGGCGAGCTGGACTCGGAACGCGGCTTCACCCAGGCGCTGCGCTCGCAGGCGCACGAGGCGGCGAACCGGCTGCACACCGTGGTCTCGCTCATCGAGCTGGGCCGGGCCGACGAGGCCGTGGACTTCGCGACGGCGGAGCTGGAGCTGGCGCAGGTGCTCACCGACCGGGTCGTGGGCGCGGTCGCCGAACCGGTGCTGGCCGCCCTGCTGCTCGGCAAGGCGGCGCAGGCCCACGAGCGGGGTGTGGAACTGGTGCTCGCCGAGGACAGCCTGATCGACGACGGGGCCCTGCCGCGCTCGCCGTCCCCGCGGGACCTGGTCACGATCCTCGGCAACCTCATCGACAACGCGGTGGACGCCGCGTCCGAGACGGCGACGGGCACCGCCGGGTCGCCCGTCCCCGCGCAGCGCTCCGCCGCGCGGGCCCTGGTCACCGTGACCGCGCGGACGGAGGCAGGGGAGCTGCTGCTGCGGGTGGCGGACACCGGCGCCGGGATCGGCCCGGACGACGCCGACGAGGTGTTCCGGCGCGGCTGGACGACCCATGGCACGGGCCGCGGCCTGGGCCTGGCCCTCGTACGGCAGGCGGTGCACCGCAACGGCGGGACGGTGACGCTGGGGCGGGCCCCGGACGGCGGCGCGGAGTTCACGGTGCGGCTGCCGCTCTCCGGGCGTACGGCGGAGGCGGTCGCGCCGTGA
- a CDS encoding cation:dicarboxylate symporter family transporter, with translation MAEKAARRDRTHYLYLAVIAAVVLGITVGLVAPDFAVELKPIGTGFVNLIKMMISPIIFCTIVLGVGSVRKAAKVGAVGGLALGYFLVMSTVALAIGLVVGNILEPGSSLHLTEAARAAGEAQAGDSESTVDFLLGIIPTTMVSAFTEGEVLQTLLIALLAGFALQAMGAAGEPVIRGIGHIQRLVFRILAMIMWAAPVGAFGAMAAVVGETGVDALKSLAIIMIGFYVTCALFVFVVLGAILRLVAGVNILSLLKYLGREFLLILSTSSSESALPRLIAKMEHMGVSKPVVGITVPTGYSFNLDGTAIYLTMASLFIANATGDPLSIGEQISLLVFMVIASKGAAGVTGAGLATLAGGLQSHRPELVDGVGLIVGIDRFMSEARALTNFAGNAVATVLVGTWTKEIDRERVDQVLSGALPFDEQTMTDDVHNGGEPHVPDARDGGEEQPSLVKA, from the coding sequence GTGGCAGAGAAAGCCGCACGACGGGACCGCACCCACTACCTCTACCTGGCCGTGATCGCCGCCGTGGTGCTCGGCATCACGGTGGGTCTGGTGGCTCCGGACTTCGCCGTGGAGCTCAAGCCCATCGGCACCGGCTTCGTCAACCTCATCAAGATGATGATCTCGCCGATCATCTTCTGCACGATCGTGCTGGGGGTCGGCTCCGTACGGAAGGCCGCCAAGGTCGGCGCCGTCGGCGGTCTGGCCCTCGGCTACTTCCTGGTGATGTCGACCGTCGCCCTGGCCATCGGCCTGGTCGTCGGCAACATCCTGGAGCCGGGCTCCAGCCTCCACCTCACCGAGGCGGCCCGCGCCGCGGGTGAGGCGCAGGCCGGCGACAGCGAGTCCACCGTGGACTTCCTGCTCGGCATCATCCCCACCACCATGGTCTCCGCCTTCACCGAGGGCGAGGTCCTCCAGACCCTGCTCATCGCCCTGCTGGCGGGTTTCGCGCTCCAGGCCATGGGTGCGGCCGGAGAGCCGGTCATCCGCGGCATCGGCCACATCCAGCGCCTCGTGTTCCGCATCCTCGCCATGATCATGTGGGCGGCTCCGGTCGGCGCGTTCGGCGCGATGGCGGCGGTGGTCGGGGAGACCGGCGTGGACGCGCTGAAGTCCCTGGCGATCATCATGATCGGCTTCTACGTCACCTGCGCGCTCTTCGTGTTCGTGGTCCTGGGCGCGATCCTGCGCCTGGTGGCCGGGGTCAACATCCTCTCGCTGCTGAAGTACCTGGGCCGGGAGTTCCTGCTGATCCTCTCCACCTCCTCGTCCGAGTCGGCCCTGCCGCGGCTGATCGCGAAGATGGAGCACATGGGCGTCAGCAAGCCCGTCGTCGGCATCACCGTGCCGACCGGTTACTCCTTCAACCTCGACGGCACCGCGATCTACCTGACGATGGCCTCGCTCTTCATCGCCAACGCCACGGGCGACCCGCTGAGCATCGGTGAGCAGATCTCGCTGCTGGTCTTCATGGTGATCGCGTCGAAGGGCGCGGCGGGCGTCACCGGCGCCGGGCTCGCGACCCTCGCGGGCGGCCTCCAGTCGCACCGCCCCGAGCTGGTCGACGGCGTCGGGCTGATCGTCGGCATCGACCGGTTCATGAGCGAGGCCCGCGCCCTGACGAACTTCGCGGGCAACGCGGTGGCCACGGTGCTGGTCGGCACCTGGACCAAGGAGATCGACAGGGAGCGGGTGGACCAGGTCCTCTCCGGCGCCCTCCCGTTCGACGAGCAGACGATGACCGACGACGTGCACAACGGCGGCGAGCCGCACGTCCCCGACGCCCGGGACGGCGGCGAGGAACAGCCCTCGCTGGTCAAGGCGTAG
- a CDS encoding PIN domain-containing protein, which produces MTDIPVAIADTNALYRLFTPKDPRHTAHRSALSKVGHLVVSPMVLTELDYLLTTKIGASASMNALDFVARQVEVRRFEIPDVAPHLRSTMAVMRGYQDADNGQGVGLTDAMNVVLAAAYRTADLLTSDRHFRIMRPLTGHSAFRLLPDDL; this is translated from the coding sequence ATGACTGACATCCCCGTCGCGATCGCGGACACGAACGCGCTGTACCGCCTCTTCACCCCCAAGGATCCTCGGCACACGGCGCACAGATCGGCCCTGAGCAAGGTCGGCCACCTCGTGGTGTCCCCGATGGTCCTCACCGAACTGGACTACCTGCTGACCACGAAGATCGGCGCCAGTGCCTCGATGAACGCGCTGGACTTCGTTGCGCGTCAAGTGGAGGTCCGCCGCTTCGAAATCCCGGATGTCGCGCCCCACCTGCGGAGCACCATGGCTGTCATGCGCGGGTACCAGGACGCCGACAACGGCCAGGGGGTGGGTCTGACCGACGCGATGAACGTCGTGCTCGCCGCCGCCTACCGCACAGCCGATCTCCTCACGTCCGACCGGCACTTCCGAATCATGCGTCCGCTCACCGGCCACTCCGCGTTCCGGCTCCTGCCGGACGATCTGTGA
- a CDS encoding type II toxin-antitoxin system Phd/YefM family antitoxin, protein MGDTNEVPLRELNQQTSRVMARVQAGETLTITKDGVPIGDIVPRGLPLGRPVYPFRTEPMGHLDLPDLGGPGLTDDEIDATLRRMGSIDD, encoded by the coding sequence ATGGGTGACACCAACGAAGTCCCGCTCCGCGAGCTGAATCAGCAGACCTCACGTGTGATGGCCCGCGTGCAGGCCGGGGAAACGCTCACCATCACCAAGGACGGTGTTCCCATAGGGGACATCGTCCCCCGGGGACTGCCGCTGGGAAGGCCCGTCTACCCGTTCCGCACCGAACCCATGGGACATCTGGACCTCCCCGACCTGGGCGGCCCCGGGCTGACCGACGACGAGATCGACGCCACTCTGCGGCGCATGGGCTCGATCGATGACTGA
- a CDS encoding MerR family transcriptional regulator, with protein MRIGELAERAGTTTRTLRYYESRGLLHARRAENGYRTYDESDLRLVHQIRTLQDFGFDLEETRPFVDCLRAGHPAGDACPASLAVYRRKLGELDALIGQLQGVRAEVGAQLARAELEASAGIPGGPEPRCELNWEDEG; from the coding sequence ATGCGAATCGGGGAGCTGGCCGAACGCGCCGGAACGACGACACGTACGCTGCGGTACTACGAATCGCGCGGACTGCTGCACGCACGCCGCGCGGAGAACGGCTACCGCACGTACGACGAGAGCGATCTGCGGCTGGTCCACCAGATCCGGACCCTCCAGGACTTCGGGTTCGACCTGGAGGAGACCCGCCCCTTCGTCGACTGCCTGCGCGCCGGCCACCCGGCGGGTGACGCCTGCCCCGCCTCGCTGGCCGTCTACCGGCGCAAGCTCGGTGAGCTGGACGCGCTCATCGGCCAGCTCCAGGGCGTCCGGGCCGAGGTGGGCGCACAACTGGCCCGCGCCGAGCTGGAGGCGTCCGCCGGGATTCCGGGCGGCCCCGAACCACGATGTGAACTGAACTGGGAGGACGAGGGATGA
- the trxA gene encoding thioredoxin, with amino-acid sequence MIHAEGVAEVTDATFDAEVLGAGLPVLVEFTADWCGPCRQLAPVLGAIAREEADRLKVVQIDVDHNPGITSRYAVLSMPTLMVFQDGEPVRSMVGARPKRRLLQELEDVLPAAAGAPLGG; translated from the coding sequence ATGATCCACGCAGAAGGTGTCGCCGAGGTCACCGACGCGACGTTCGACGCCGAGGTCCTGGGAGCCGGTCTGCCGGTCCTGGTCGAATTCACCGCCGACTGGTGCGGCCCCTGCCGCCAGCTGGCCCCGGTGCTCGGCGCGATCGCCAGGGAGGAGGCGGACCGCTTGAAGGTCGTGCAGATCGACGTGGACCACAACCCGGGCATCACCAGCCGGTACGCGGTGCTGTCGATGCCGACGCTGATGGTGTTCCAGGACGGCGAACCGGTGAGGTCGATGGTGGGAGCCCGCCCGAAGCGCCGGCTTCTCCAGGAGCTGGAGGACGTGCTTCCGGCGGCGGCCGGGGCGCCGCTCGGCGGCTGA
- the glgB gene encoding 1,4-alpha-glucan branching enzyme yields the protein MTARKPSRKSPEPIEVPPTAKPVTTEVTAAAPAEPAAAPAAEPSAPSPAKRPRARKTAAAATGAPPRPRRGGGSKNVLPATALDDADRGRLLAGEHHDPHGVLGAHPVPSGVLFRVLRPFARSVTVLVEGKRTGAELQSDGDGFFSGVLALPAVPEGYRLRVAYEDDTIEVDDPYRFLPAIGELDLHLIGEGRHEELWKALGSQPVEHQGVTGTRFTVWAPDARGVRVAGDFNYWDGTVFPMRSLGSTGVWEVFVPGVGEGAVYKYDICRPDGSHTQRADPMARHTEVPPATASVVTASHHAWQDADWMAHRGDRPVHEAPFSVYELHLPSWRPGLSYRQLAAQLPSYVKELGFTHVELMPVAEHPFGGSWGYQVTGFYAPTSRMGSPDDFRFLVDALHAAGIGVLMDWVPAHFPRDDWALAEFDGRPLYEHSDPNRAAHPDWGTLEFDYGRKEVRNFLVSNATYWCEEFHIDGLRVDAVASMLYLDYSREDGQWSPNEFGGRENLDAVAFLQEMNATVYRRNPGVVTMAEESTAWDGVTRATDSGGLGFGLKWNMGWMHDSLVYMSKEPIHRKYHHNEMTFSMVYAYSENYVLPISHDEVVHGKQALVSKMPGDWWQQRANHRAYLGFMWAHPGKQLLFMGQEFAQGAEWSEGHGPDWWLLDETYEASADHRGVRTLVTDLNAVYNALPALWQRDTSPEGFSWIDGGAAEDNAFSFVRYDADGSPLIAVSHFSPVVRQDYRIGVPDGPEAWVEVVNTDAARYGGSDVRNEEPLKPEAVPAHGRDTSITLTLPPLATVWLRPA from the coding sequence GTGACCGCCCGCAAGCCGTCCCGCAAGTCGCCCGAACCCATCGAGGTCCCGCCCACGGCCAAGCCGGTGACCACCGAGGTCACGGCTGCCGCCCCGGCCGAACCCGCCGCCGCCCCGGCGGCCGAGCCCTCCGCCCCGTCTCCCGCCAAGCGCCCGCGGGCCCGGAAGACGGCCGCGGCGGCCACCGGCGCTCCGCCCCGCCCCCGGCGCGGGGGAGGCAGCAAGAACGTCCTGCCCGCGACCGCCCTGGACGACGCGGACCGGGGCCGGCTGCTCGCCGGTGAGCACCACGACCCGCACGGCGTCCTCGGCGCGCACCCGGTCCCGTCCGGCGTGCTCTTCCGGGTGCTGCGCCCCTTCGCGCGCTCGGTGACCGTGCTGGTCGAGGGCAAGCGGACCGGGGCCGAACTGCAGAGCGACGGCGACGGCTTCTTCTCCGGGGTGCTGGCCCTGCCGGCGGTGCCCGAGGGCTACCGTCTGCGGGTCGCCTACGAGGACGACACGATCGAGGTGGACGACCCGTACCGCTTCCTGCCGGCCATCGGTGAACTGGACCTCCACCTGATCGGCGAGGGCCGGCACGAGGAGCTCTGGAAGGCGCTCGGGTCCCAGCCGGTGGAGCACCAGGGCGTGACCGGCACCCGCTTCACCGTGTGGGCGCCGGACGCCCGCGGGGTCCGGGTCGCGGGCGACTTCAACTACTGGGACGGCACGGTCTTCCCGATGCGCTCGCTCGGCTCCACCGGCGTCTGGGAGGTGTTCGTCCCCGGTGTCGGCGAGGGCGCCGTCTACAAGTACGACATCTGCCGGCCCGACGGGTCGCACACCCAGCGGGCGGACCCGATGGCCCGCCACACGGAGGTCCCTCCGGCCACCGCCTCGGTGGTCACCGCCTCGCACCACGCGTGGCAGGACGCGGACTGGATGGCGCACCGGGGCGACCGCCCGGTGCACGAGGCACCCTTCTCCGTCTACGAGCTCCACCTCCCCTCGTGGCGGCCGGGGCTGTCCTACCGTCAGCTCGCCGCCCAGCTCCCCTCGTACGTGAAGGAGCTGGGCTTCACCCACGTCGAGCTGATGCCGGTCGCCGAGCACCCCTTCGGGGGGTCCTGGGGCTACCAGGTCACCGGCTTCTACGCGCCGACGTCCCGCATGGGCAGCCCGGACGACTTCCGCTTCCTGGTCGACGCGCTGCACGCGGCGGGCATCGGCGTCCTCATGGACTGGGTCCCGGCCCACTTCCCGCGCGACGACTGGGCGCTCGCCGAGTTCGACGGCCGCCCGCTGTACGAGCACTCCGACCCGAACCGGGCCGCGCACCCGGACTGGGGGACCCTGGAGTTCGACTACGGCCGCAAGGAGGTCCGCAACTTCCTGGTCTCCAACGCCACCTACTGGTGCGAGGAGTTCCACATCGACGGCCTGCGGGTCGACGCGGTCGCCTCCATGCTCTACCTCGACTACTCCCGCGAGGACGGCCAGTGGTCGCCGAACGAGTTCGGGGGCCGGGAGAACCTGGACGCGGTCGCCTTCCTCCAGGAGATGAACGCGACGGTCTACCGGCGCAACCCGGGTGTCGTCACGATGGCGGAGGAGTCCACCGCCTGGGACGGTGTCACCCGCGCCACGGACTCCGGCGGCCTGGGCTTCGGCCTGAAGTGGAACATGGGCTGGATGCACGACTCCCTCGTGTACATGTCGAAGGAGCCCATCCACCGCAAGTACCACCACAACGAGATGACATTCTCGATGGTGTACGCGTACAGCGAGAACTACGTGCTGCCGATCTCGCACGACGAGGTGGTGCACGGCAAGCAGGCACTGGTCAGCAAGATGCCCGGCGACTGGTGGCAGCAGCGCGCCAACCACCGCGCCTACCTCGGCTTCATGTGGGCGCACCCGGGCAAGCAACTCCTCTTCATGGGGCAGGAGTTCGCCCAGGGAGCGGAGTGGTCGGAGGGCCACGGCCCGGACTGGTGGCTGCTCGACGAGACGTACGAGGCCTCCGCCGACCACCGGGGCGTACGCACCCTGGTCACGGACCTCAACGCGGTCTACAACGCCCTGCCCGCACTGTGGCAGCGGGACACGTCGCCCGAGGGCTTCAGCTGGATCGACGGCGGCGCCGCGGAGGACAACGCCTTCTCGTTCGTCCGCTACGACGCGGACGGATCCCCCCTGATCGCGGTCTCGCACTTCTCCCCGGTGGTGCGGCAGGACTACCGCATCGGCGTTCCGGACGGCCCGGAGGCCTGGGTGGAGGTCGTGAACACGGACGCCGCCCGCTACGGCGGGAGCGACGTACGCAACGAGGAACCGCTGAAGCCGGAGGCGGTGCCGGCCCACGGCAGGGACACCAGCATCACGCTGACACTCCCGCCACTGGCGACGGTCTGGCTGCGGCCGGCCTGA
- a CDS encoding maltokinase N-terminal cap-like domain-containing protein: protein MSEAASTRVALAKSTTSRKTTRRHSTSATGTTALLPSLAPLLHEWVPRQRWFAGKGQPVTGFSLVAATEILPLDTAGTGPGLLHLLVRVHQPNGRPAPDRGDCYQLLLGVRTTLPPRLADARIGQVSEGPLAGRTLYEGLHDPRVADLLLERFRNPGSLGPLRFDRAAPIPPGLTPRVLDTEQSNSSLVYGDAFILKIFRRVFPGTNPDLELPLALGREGCGRVPAPVAWFEATTSPEPLTLGVLQPFLRGAQDGWQLALAALAAGRDFVPEAHALGRATAEVHTALAAALPTPPLAQERTRDLVAGMVERLEAAAQAVPALVPYVPGLRTAFDAVAALGETGRGWPAQRVHGDLHLGQTLRGEDGFWSLIDFEGEPARPLPERRSPQPPVRDVAGMLRSFDYAARSHHPWNPEWAARCRAAYCEGYASAAGSDPRGEPELLRAHETDKAVYEVLYEARHRPDWLPVPMAAIQRLAATPA, encoded by the coding sequence ATGTCGGAGGCTGCATCCACTCGAGTCGCCCTGGCGAAGAGCACAACATCGAGAAAGACGACAAGAAGACACTCGACGAGCGCCACGGGAACGACGGCCCTGCTGCCGTCGCTCGCCCCGCTGCTCCACGAGTGGGTGCCCCGGCAGCGGTGGTTCGCGGGCAAGGGGCAGCCCGTCACCGGGTTCTCTCTCGTCGCCGCCACCGAGATACTGCCTCTGGACACCGCGGGCACGGGCCCCGGGCTGCTGCACCTGCTCGTCCGGGTCCACCAGCCGAACGGCCGCCCCGCCCCGGACCGGGGGGACTGCTACCAGCTCCTGCTCGGTGTGCGCACCACCCTGCCCCCACGGCTGGCCGACGCACGCATCGGCCAGGTCTCGGAAGGCCCGCTGGCGGGCCGCACCCTGTACGAGGGGCTGCACGACCCGCGCGTCGCCGACCTTCTGCTGGAACGATTCCGTAACCCCGGATCCCTCGGCCCGCTCCGCTTCGACCGGGCGGCACCGATCCCGCCGGGACTGACCCCGCGCGTCCTGGACACCGAACAGTCCAACTCCTCGCTCGTGTACGGCGACGCCTTCATCCTGAAGATCTTCCGGCGGGTCTTCCCCGGCACCAACCCCGATCTCGAACTGCCCCTCGCGCTCGGCCGTGAGGGCTGCGGCCGGGTACCCGCACCGGTGGCCTGGTTCGAGGCGACGACGAGTCCGGAGCCGCTCACGCTCGGCGTGCTGCAGCCCTTCCTGCGCGGCGCGCAGGACGGGTGGCAGCTCGCGCTCGCCGCCCTGGCCGCCGGGCGGGACTTCGTCCCCGAGGCGCACGCGCTCGGCCGGGCCACCGCCGAGGTGCACACGGCGCTCGCCGCCGCGTTGCCGACCCCTCCGCTGGCGCAGGAACGGACCAGGGACCTGGTGGCCGGCATGGTGGAGCGCCTGGAGGCAGCCGCCCAGGCGGTCCCTGCGCTCGTCCCGTACGTACCGGGGCTGCGCACCGCCTTCGACGCCGTCGCGGCGCTCGGGGAGACGGGGCGCGGCTGGCCCGCTCAGCGGGTCCACGGGGACCTGCACCTGGGCCAGACCCTGCGGGGCGAGGACGGCTTCTGGTCGCTGATCGACTTCGAGGGCGAGCCGGCCAGGCCGCTGCCCGAACGCCGCAGCCCGCAGCCGCCGGTGCGCGACGTCGCGGGGATGCTCCGGTCGTTCGACTACGCGGCGCGCTCGCACCATCCGTGGAACCCCGAATGGGCGGCCCGCTGCCGGGCCGCGTACTGCGAGGGCTACGCGAGCGCGGCGGGCTCCGACCCGCGCGGCGAGCCCGAGCTGCTGCGCGCCCATGAGACCGACAAGGCGGTGTACGAGGTGCTGTACGAGGCCCGGCACCGCCCCGACTGGCTGCCGGTTCCGATGGCCGCGATCCAGCGCCTGGCCGCCACACCCGCGTGA